From a region of the Lysinibacillus irui genome:
- a CDS encoding IS3 family transposase (programmed frameshift) encodes MGRSKHSLELKLYILQLFEEGHYSINELCERFSIDHQTFHRWKMKFEAGGREGLQEATSCKFYSKELKLAAVEDYIQRNYSQMEVLAKYEISSTSVLKSWVKKYTSHSEIKDSGKGMSQAMTEGRKTTFEERIEIVEYCLKHQKNYQLAAHTYGVSYQQVYQWTKKFETNGEEGLRDRRGRTKDEVELTVEEKLKLEIQRIERENERLRAENLFFKKVRGNRKEASLSQIRLQQRYLAIQDLHREEELSILLLCEIADVSRAAYYKWLSRKPSNREVENEAILKDIHLLYQQVDGIYGYRRTTLTINRQRKENNQTMVNEKRIYRLMQISGLKSVIRRKRKPYRKSPAHHVAENVLNRAFTSKKPNEKWCTDVTEFKYGNGKKAYLSAIIDLYDGSIVSYVLGHSNNNSLVFKTIKSAIQSLQSGEQPLIHSDRGFQYTSKEFKRIVDTANMTQSMSRVGRCIDNGPIESFWGTLKCEKYYLHKYDSYEELKLAIDEYIHFYNYYRYQKRLNGLSPLEFRTQAA; translated from the exons ATGGGGCGAAGCAAACATTCACTCGAGTTGAAACTATATATCCTTCAATTGTTCGAAGAAGGTCACTATTCTATCAATGAATTGTGTGAAAGGTTTTCAATAGATCATCAAACTTTTCATAGATGGAAAATGAAATTTGAGGCAGGTGGACGTGAAGGATTACAAGAAGCTACTTCATGTAAGTTCTATTCAAAAGAGTTAAAATTAGCGGCTGTGGAGGACTACATTCAACGAAATTATTCACAGATGGAGGTGTTGGCGAAATACGAGATTAGCAGTACCTCCGTTTTAAAAAGCTGGGTAAAAAAGTATACTAGTCATAGTGAAATAAAAGATTCAGGTAAAGGAATGAGTCAAGCTATGACCGAAGGAAGAAAGACAACTTTTGAAGAACGTATTGAGATTGTCGAGTACTGTTTGAAGCACCAGAAAAATTATCAGTTGGCAGCGCATACCTATGGTGTTTCGTATCAACAGGTATATCAATGGACGAAGAAATTTGAAACGAATGGTGAAGAGGGATTACGTGATCGTCGTGGTCGCACAAAAGATGAAGTCGAATTAACCGTTGAGGAGAAATTGAAATTAGAGATTCAACGTATTGAACGTGAAAATGAACGTTTACGTGCAGAAAATTTATTTT TTAAAAAAGTTAGAGGAAATCGAAAGGAGGCATCGTTAAGCCAAATACGTCTACAGCAACGCTATTTAGCGATTCAAGATTTACATCGAGAGGAAGAACTTTCGATTCTTTTACTATGTGAAATAGCTGATGTTTCGCGTGCAGCTTACTATAAGTGGTTAAGTCGCAAGCCTTCTAACAGAGAAGTTGAAAATGAAGCCATTTTAAAGGACATTCATCTCCTTTACCAACAAGTAGATGGTATTTACGGCTATCGTCGTACAACGTTGACAATCAATCGTCAGCGAAAAGAAAATAATCAAACGATGGTTAACGAAAAGCGTATTTATCGTTTAATGCAGATTAGTGGATTGAAGTCTGTTATTCGTAGAAAGCGCAAGCCTTATCGTAAATCCCCAGCACATCATGTGGCGGAGAACGTATTAAATAGAGCATTTACATCGAAAAAGCCCAATGAAAAATGGTGTACAGATGTCACAGAGTTTAAGTATGGAAACGGGAAAAAAGCTTATTTAAGTGCAATTATCGATTTATATGATGGTTCAATTGTGAGTTATGTGTTAGGTCATTCGAATAATAATTCCCTTGTTTTCAAAACAATCAAATCAGCTATTCAATCATTACAATCAGGCGAACAGCCATTAATACATAGTGATCGAGGTTTTCAATATACATCGAAGGAATTTAAGCGAATTGTGGATACAGCCAATATGACACAGAGTATGTCCCGTGTTGGTCGATGTATTGATAACGGACCAATTGAATCATTTTGGGGCACATTGAAGTGTGAGAAGTATTATTTACATAAGTACGATTCATATGAAGAGTTAAAACTAGCGATTGATGAGTATATTCATTTTTATAATTACTATCGTTATCAGAAACGATTAAACGGCTTGAGTCCGTTAGAATTCAGGACTCAAGCCGCTTAA
- a CDS encoding transposase, translating into MNLIYEPNQLIYYMVFVTRYKRNIFEDREAAELVKQSLRNIQENGIMKVEIEEIGRCYISLKCIGDPSKSPNQIVSYLKRRCYQAMLEKMPHLNSLWSRDVIISTSPISNTIIIELLQTLKRRG; encoded by the coding sequence ATGAACTTAATATATGAACCCAATCAACTGATTTATTACATGGTATTTGTAACGAGATATAAAAGGAATATATTTGAGGATCGTGAAGCTGCTGAACTAGTAAAACAGTCATTGCGAAATATCCAAGAGAACGGGATCATGAAAGTTGAGATTGAGGAAATTGGAAGGTGTTATATAAGTTTAAAGTGCATAGGTGATCCTTCTAAAAGCCCTAATCAAATTGTCTCTTATTTAAAAAGAAGGTGCTATCAAGCGATGCTTGAAAAGATGCCTCATCTAAATTCACTCTGGTCTAGAGACGTAATTATTAGTACATCTCCAATTTCTAATACAATTATCATTGAACTTCTACAAACTTTAAAAAGGAGGGGTTAG
- a CDS encoding peptidoglycan DD-metalloendopeptidase family protein: MSKSDNNNSSTDVGKGAITNPLKAGKKGLGLLRGARKLGMFAKLLKSIISKVLMSCIKWLLGVLGPYVLIVIILIILLLLVLQSVASFDLFQKASTRSETEVVFDNAVKEVFELRLEAGPAEIRDRLRSTQSEYPYPPVSESWLILVGEMLKQSIAIPTIHHYFKNIENENYKAWHEKYKDYSADSKELLLKKFIEIIDKEMAYYFEGSPNYKPIFVEGSSPIDEFVKITTTTTCTHTDEDGNTTTTVSGPTTTKENVSHEVIDEVQMGYLKAKIPYKELHTITDSTSSSGDCVSDITTELKLWVIDDGSPPSVELIPEELVRILTSTAKEGDYTRLVQVQDLEYSIDLGQEIDEKFPKPDIDYEGLKKCYFKHKSIDPCIDEFVLGGTLGDYGGLLEGWYPTEFEDIYKKAADACGIDWFILAAVHGKESTFSSNPVASDPSLGSRNKEGKLVGAVGHFQFMPLTWLGWAAARDYPTTSAGNILVDDLTFITVPANIKKYGGRGMDGNNDGVASPWDLIDAATTAACYLKTIGYQKGSETAIKNALARYNGGNKAWQSSEAQKYAQDVYNNGKQYELGNASAPISVAPGDTTYPTTGRITSPYGGRDDGFHYGLDIGAGGRTNVPIVTIADGVVSYVGPLSTYGNIVRVKHVIGGKDVESLYAHLASYKVKVGQTVKKGQQIGIMGETGRAFGVHLHFEIHEPKFVRQATNPRNPIKWIPTPPLK, from the coding sequence TTGAGTAAATCAGATAATAACAATAGTAGTACAGATGTAGGTAAAGGCGCGATTACGAACCCCTTAAAAGCAGGAAAGAAAGGTCTTGGTCTTTTACGTGGGGCTCGAAAGCTTGGAATGTTTGCAAAACTTCTAAAATCAATAATTTCAAAAGTATTGATGAGCTGTATCAAGTGGCTCCTTGGAGTTCTGGGACCATATGTACTAATAGTAATAATTTTAATCATCTTATTACTTTTAGTTCTACAAAGTGTTGCAAGTTTTGATTTATTCCAAAAAGCATCTACCCGTTCAGAGACAGAAGTTGTTTTTGATAATGCTGTAAAAGAGGTATTCGAACTAAGGTTAGAAGCTGGACCAGCTGAAATTAGAGATAGACTAAGGAGTACTCAATCAGAATATCCTTATCCACCTGTCTCTGAGTCTTGGTTAATACTAGTAGGTGAAATGCTTAAACAAAGTATTGCTATTCCAACAATTCATCATTATTTCAAAAACATCGAAAATGAGAACTATAAAGCTTGGCATGAGAAATATAAAGATTACTCTGCTGATAGCAAAGAATTATTACTAAAAAAGTTCATCGAAATAATAGATAAGGAAATGGCTTATTATTTTGAAGGCTCCCCTAACTATAAGCCAATTTTTGTGGAAGGTTCTTCTCCTATCGATGAGTTTGTAAAAATTACTACTACCACTACTTGTACTCATACAGATGAAGATGGTAATACAACGACAACTGTGTCAGGACCAACTACTACCAAAGAAAATGTATCTCATGAAGTGATTGACGAAGTTCAAATGGGTTACTTAAAAGCAAAAATACCATATAAAGAACTTCACACTATTACTGACAGTACCTCATCTAGCGGTGATTGCGTAAGTGATATAACAACAGAATTGAAATTATGGGTTATTGATGATGGATCTCCACCGAGCGTAGAATTAATTCCTGAAGAACTAGTGCGTATCTTAACTTCAACAGCAAAAGAAGGGGATTATACAAGATTAGTTCAAGTGCAGGACTTAGAGTACTCTATAGATTTAGGACAAGAGATAGACGAGAAGTTCCCTAAACCAGATATTGATTATGAAGGGCTTAAAAAATGCTACTTTAAGCACAAGTCCATAGATCCTTGTATTGATGAGTTTGTTTTGGGTGGAACACTCGGAGATTATGGAGGTTTATTAGAAGGTTGGTATCCAACAGAGTTTGAAGATATTTATAAAAAGGCTGCAGATGCATGTGGGATCGATTGGTTTATTCTAGCAGCAGTACATGGGAAAGAATCAACATTTAGTAGTAACCCTGTAGCTTCTGATCCATCTTTAGGTTCTCGCAATAAAGAAGGTAAACTCGTTGGTGCTGTTGGGCATTTCCAATTTATGCCATTGACTTGGCTTGGATGGGCAGCCGCAAGAGACTACCCTACGACATCAGCAGGTAATATTCTAGTTGATGATCTTACATTTATAACTGTTCCAGCAAATATCAAAAAGTATGGTGGAAGAGGTATGGACGGTAATAATGATGGAGTTGCGAGCCCATGGGATTTAATAGATGCGGCAACCACTGCAGCATGTTACTTAAAAACTATTGGTTATCAAAAAGGAAGTGAAACAGCCATTAAAAATGCTTTAGCAAGATATAATGGTGGGAATAAAGCTTGGCAAAGTAGTGAAGCCCAAAAATATGCACAAGATGTATATAATAACGGAAAACAATATGAATTAGGTAACGCTTCAGCACCAATCTCTGTTGCTCCTGGTGATACTACATATCCAACTACCGGTAGGATTACATCACCATATGGAGGACGTGATGATGGCTTCCACTATGGGCTTGACATTGGTGCAGGTGGAAGAACAAACGTACCTATTGTTACTATTGCAGATGGTGTTGTGTCATATGTCGGACCTCTAAGTACTTATGGAAATATTGTAAGGGTAAAACATGTAATTGGTGGCAAAGATGTAGAGTCTTTATATGCTCATTTAGCTTCATACAAAGTTAAGGTAGGACAAACTGTTAAAAAAGGACAACAGATTGGTATTATGGGTGAAACGGGAAGGGCATTTGGTGTACATTTGCACTTCGAAATTCACGAACCAAAATTTGTTAGGCAAGCAACAAATCCTCGAAATCCGATAAAATGGATTCCAACACCACCATTAAAATAG
- a CDS encoding aconitate hydratase yields MKIEQFKMKKVFQPLMDTLLKDLRQDLFNHKRQLAQLRIRVVGWHPVDEYFSDVQIATAGNDVILRYANQALKTQVEKLLINELDK; encoded by the coding sequence ATGAAAATAGAACAATTTAAGATGAAAAAGGTTTTTCAGCCATTGATGGATACTTTGTTAAAGGATCTAAGACAAGATTTATTTAACCATAAACGGCAACTTGCTCAACTTCGTATACGAGTAGTAGGTTGGCATCCCGTGGATGAATACTTTAGTGATGTTCAAATCGCAACTGCTGGCAATGATGTAATACTTCGTTATGCTAATCAAGCTTTAAAAACACAAGTAGAAAAATTACTGATAAATGAGTTAGATAAATAA
- a CDS encoding ISL3 family transposase, with protein sequence MTDLLCISDLTAIEPPQENDTDMMFKVEAVEPPERCPECGFDKLYKHSSRKQLIMDLPIRLKRVGLQLNRRRYKCRECGSTFWERLISVDEKRSMTKRLLKSIQEQSMSKTFVEVAESVGVDEKTVRNVFKDYVALKEREYQFETPKWLGIDEIHIIRKPRLVLTNVERRTIYDIKPNRNKETVIQRLSEISDRTYIEYVTMDMWKPYKDAVNTVLPHAKVVVDKFHVVRMANQTLDNVRKSLKAQMSQKERRTLMRERFILLKRKHDLNERELFLLETWLGNLPALKEAYELKEEFYWIWDTPDPDEGLLRYSQWRHRCMSSNYKDAYKDLVRAVDNWQEEIFNYFDKRLTNAYTESINSIIRQVERMGRGYSFDALRAKILFNEKLHKKRKPRFNSSAFNKAMLYDTFNWFEVTDHDITDNFGVDFSTLIKNLEKGDL encoded by the coding sequence ATGACAGACCTACTATGTATTTCAGATCTAACTGCAATTGAACCACCACAAGAAAATGACACCGATATGATGTTTAAAGTTGAAGCAGTCGAGCCACCTGAACGTTGTCCTGAATGTGGTTTTGACAAGTTATACAAACACAGTTCAAGAAAGCAACTAATTATGGATTTGCCCATTCGTTTAAAGCGAGTGGGCTTACAATTGAACCGCAGACGATACAAGTGTCGTGAATGCGGATCTACCTTCTGGGAACGCCTAATATCCGTTGATGAAAAGCGTAGTATGACCAAAAGGCTTTTAAAGTCCATTCAAGAGCAATCCATGTCTAAGACCTTTGTAGAAGTCGCAGAAAGCGTTGGTGTTGACGAGAAAACTGTTAGGAACGTCTTTAAGGATTATGTGGCACTCAAAGAACGTGAATACCAGTTTGAGACTCCTAAATGGCTTGGGATAGACGAGATACATATTATTCGTAAACCTCGGCTTGTATTAACTAATGTTGAACGCAGAACTATCTATGACATAAAGCCTAATCGTAACAAGGAAACAGTCATCCAACGTCTTTCAGAAATCAGTGACAGGACTTATATTGAGTACGTCACAATGGATATGTGGAAGCCTTACAAAGACGCAGTGAACACTGTCCTTCCACACGCTAAAGTTGTCGTAGATAAGTTCCATGTAGTTAGAATGGCTAATCAAACCTTAGATAACGTCAGAAAGTCTTTGAAAGCCCAAATGAGCCAAAAAGAAAGACGTACCCTTATGCGTGAAAGGTTTATCCTTCTAAAGCGTAAACACGATCTAAATGAACGTGAATTATTCCTCTTAGAGACTTGGTTAGGTAATCTTCCTGCTTTGAAAGAAGCCTATGAACTCAAAGAAGAGTTTTACTGGATTTGGGATACTCCTGATCCAGATGAAGGTCTACTTCGTTATAGTCAATGGAGACACCGTTGTATGTCCAGTAACTATAAAGACGCTTATAAAGACCTTGTGAGAGCCGTAGACAACTGGCAAGAAGAAATATTTAACTACTTTGATAAAAGGCTCACTAACGCTTATACGGAGTCAATTAATAGCATTATTAGGCAGGTAGAGCGAATGGGTAGAGGTTACTCTTTTGATGCCTTACGAGCCAAAATCCTGTTCAATGAGAAGCTCCATAAGAAACGTAAACCACGATTTAATTCAAGTGCTTTTAACAAAGCTATGTTATACGATACTTTCAATTGGTTTGAAGTGACTGATCACGACATTACAGACAACTTTGGTGTCGATTTTTCCACACTTATTAAGAATTTGGAGAAGGGTGATTTATAA
- a CDS encoding YolD-like family protein — MIKDRGNIKWGSMMLPEHLKFLREWKQEECATQRELSEWELEELQQTIDLAFNQRKQVKLNVWTEGKIIQWVGIINSINNNTNELILEGLLKTKIIPLKDIYSAQLDNEFYD; from the coding sequence ATGATTAAAGACAGAGGCAATATTAAATGGGGTTCAATGATGTTACCTGAACATTTAAAGTTTCTTAGGGAATGGAAGCAGGAGGAATGTGCAACACAGAGAGAACTTTCCGAGTGGGAACTAGAAGAATTACAACAAACAATTGATCTAGCTTTTAATCAGCGAAAACAGGTTAAATTAAACGTTTGGACTGAAGGTAAAATCATCCAATGGGTAGGAATTATTAATTCAATAAATAATAATACAAACGAACTTATTCTTGAGGGTCTACTAAAAACAAAAATCATACCATTAAAAGACATTTATTCAGCGCAATTGGATAATGAGTTTTATGATTAA
- a CDS encoding tyrosine-type recombinase/integrase, translating to MNEETVIRLNHFQDEKRIKEIKGLTKEKKKKDYEGEFNLFKKWCSTNHYSIDFHGAEKYLLNEVEIKGIRLNTMNRKVAALRFYLSELHAQIEPEEFSDSIKAMRDLYNFEPYLERKGINPVTFAMQKEEALSLIDKYDTENPEDIRIYAICLVNLITANRPSEMVRLRIKDFDFSRREVAVKLVKQKTLHRKRLTMAALFAVQKYISSFKLTPEDFFVGKVDKWGNYNSVQINPNTYRQNIKKWINVAPYTLRKTQITSMHRNKADLATIARQSGHKSVQTISEHYIKLDSADLDDYI from the coding sequence ATGAATGAAGAAACAGTTATAAGATTAAATCACTTTCAAGACGAGAAAAGAATTAAAGAAATAAAAGGGCTTACTAAAGAAAAAAAGAAGAAAGATTATGAAGGCGAGTTCAATTTATTTAAGAAGTGGTGTTCAACAAACCACTATTCTATTGATTTCCACGGGGCCGAGAAATACTTATTAAATGAAGTTGAAATTAAAGGTATTAGACTTAATACCATGAATAGAAAAGTAGCTGCACTCCGCTTCTATTTAAGTGAGTTACACGCTCAGATTGAACCTGAAGAATTCAGCGACTCCATTAAAGCTATGCGTGACCTATATAATTTTGAACCTTACTTGGAGAGAAAAGGAATCAATCCTGTTACATTTGCCATGCAAAAAGAAGAGGCCTTATCCCTTATAGATAAATATGATACTGAAAACCCTGAAGACATTCGTATTTATGCAATTTGTCTAGTTAATTTAATTACTGCAAACAGACCTTCAGAGATGGTACGGCTTCGTATAAAGGATTTTGATTTCTCCAGGAGAGAAGTAGCGGTTAAATTAGTTAAGCAAAAAACATTACATCGGAAGCGGTTAACTATGGCAGCATTATTTGCTGTTCAGAAATATATATCAAGTTTTAAATTGACTCCTGAAGACTTTTTTGTTGGGAAAGTTGATAAGTGGGGAAATTATAATTCAGTTCAAATTAACCCTAATACATATCGACAAAACATAAAGAAGTGGATAAATGTGGCGCCTTATACTCTTAGAAAAACACAAATTACCAGTATGCACCGAAATAAAGCTGATCTAGCTACCATAGCAAGACAAAGTGGCCATAAATCAGTCCAAACGATATCGGAACATTACATCAAATTAGATTCAGCTGATTTAGATGATTATATCTAA
- a CDS encoding AbrB/MazE/SpoVT family DNA-binding domain-containing protein has product MKSTGIVRKLDDLGRVVIPKELRRTFAINIGDALEVFTDDDKIILKKYEANMECFVTGDISDENFLLQGGKLVVSEEGAKILIAEIEKLARK; this is encoded by the coding sequence ATGAAATCAACAGGTATAGTAAGAAAATTAGATGATTTAGGACGAGTAGTTATTCCAAAGGAGTTGAGAAGAACCTTTGCTATTAATATAGGGGATGCACTAGAGGTTTTTACTGATGATGATAAAATCATTTTAAAAAAATACGAAGCGAATATGGAATGCTTTGTAACAGGCGATATTTCCGATGAAAATTTTTTATTACAAGGAGGGAAATTAGTGGTAAGTGAAGAAGGGGCAAAAATATTAATAGCTGAGATTGAAAAATTGGCAAGAAAATAA
- a CDS encoding AraC family transcriptional regulator — translation MKITIEELPESRIAYFRNVGEYGEKQNKELMENFKKWAKSNGVFDNSTILGIPQDNPESTPKEECRYDVCVVINKDFNVEKPAHVGEFSGGKYAVFLLDHTKEAVSEFWVNIFSEIERNNLSIREQPIIERYTSQMIDNHLCEILVPIQ, via the coding sequence ATGAAAATAACTATTGAAGAATTACCTGAATCAAGGATTGCTTATTTCCGAAATGTTGGGGAGTATGGTGAAAAGCAAAACAAAGAATTAATGGAGAATTTTAAAAAGTGGGCAAAATCGAATGGTGTATTTGATAATTCTACAATTTTAGGCATACCGCAAGATAACCCAGAGAGTACTCCTAAAGAGGAATGTCGTTATGATGTTTGCGTTGTTATAAATAAAGATTTTAATGTGGAAAAACCAGCTCATGTTGGTGAATTTTCTGGTGGGAAATACGCTGTTTTCTTGCTTGACCATACAAAAGAGGCAGTCAGTGAATTTTGGGTCAATATTTTTTCTGAGATAGAAAGAAATAATCTATCAATAAGAGAACAACCAATTATAGAAAGATATACTTCACAAATGATTGATAATCATTTGTGTGAAATATTAGTTCCTATACAGTAA